DNA sequence from the Gadus morhua chromosome 21, gadMor3.0, whole genome shotgun sequence genome:
TGTGTGGtagtaataattataataataaaatgataataataagaattataataatgacaatgcattacatttttttggCATCTTTCACAATCGTATTTgaataaaacatacataaataGCTATAATAATCTCCAGCAAAGTCAATGCATCTCTCCAGCTGTTGAAGTGGGATCATGACTTGATTCCTCCTGGTGGAGGTCCATGGCCCCTAGGAGGTCCATGGGGTGAGCCTGGTGGAGGTCCATGGGGCcgtgggggcccctggggggggggtgagcctGGTGGAGGTCCATGGGGACGTGGgggcccctagaggggggtTGAGCCTGGTGCAGGTCCATGGGGCCATGGGGgcccctagagggggggggggtgagcctAGTGGAGGTCCATGGGGCCGTGGGGGCCCctagagggcggggggggacacagggccTTATGGTGTGGTCCTCAATCCTCCTCAATTCctcagagccacgccccctttttgtcttcatctttctgagagcagaccgagagcagtgatgacgctctcaactAAATTGCTGCCagggatttattttctttgtatttgtaccacgtttttaatgtttaaatgctcttacacacttacacaattacattgctactttattcactcatttattaatttcatggatttgctgtgcgtgcaatacaatgtaaagtcatgttgttgtttttcgggATGGTTTGCTAAAGaagctaatgtagctaacaataaaccacgactagccaatttcatgacacaatcacaaagacaaacaggaaCGTTACAAATGCTCCGAGACTGGAAATGACGTcaaaagtgcaactcggaaggttggcgtccgaggattcaggaacacaccgtCAGGTCAGCATGGGGGCGGGTAGGGCGGGGCCTAAGGTCAGCATGGGGGCGGGTAGGGCGGGGCCTCAGGTCAGCATGGGGGCGGGTAGGGCGGGGCCTCAGGTCAGCAtgggggcggggtggggcggGGCCTCAGGTCAGCATGGGGGCGGGGTAGGGCAGGGCCTCAGGTCAGCATGGGGGCGTGGTGGGGCGGGGCCTCAGGTCAGCAtgggggcggggtggggcggGGCCTCAGGTCAGcatggggggcggggcggggcctcaCGTCAGCATGGGGTCGGGGTAGGGCGGGGCCTCAGGTCAGCAGAGGGGCGGGGTGGGGCGGGGCCTCAGGTCAGCATGGGTTCGGGGTAGGGCGGGGCCTCAGGTCAGCATGGGGGTGGGATGGGGCTTGAGCTGGCCAAACAGGACCGCTCAGCTTCAGATCTTTTCCCGACAGGTAATGTTCTTGGTTGGTCAGGGctgctctcttcttcttctgtcctTGTCTCTTCCTGGCACAGAGCAGGTACAGGATCTCCAGCAGGTTGAGGAAGACGGACACGCCTGCCACCACCAGCATGAACACCACGAAGATGGACTTCTCGGTGGGCCGCGAGATGAAGCACTCTACCCCGATTCTGGGCGGGCAGGGATCCTCCCGGCAGTGGAAGTAGGGCACCATGAAGGGGGAGTCGTAGAGGTAGAACTGGCCCACCACAAAGCCCACCTCCAGCAGAATCTTCACCACCAGCTGGGCTAGGTAGCTGCGCAAGAGGATGCCTTTGATCACAATCTTGCCTCGGTCGTCTGTGTATTTGGGTTTCCTTAAGGCGTCCGCGGCCCCTTTGTCGTGGCCTTGGAGCCGCTCCCGCAGCCTCCTTTCCCGGTGGATGACGTGCACGGCGTGGCCCAGGTACACCAGGGTGGGGGTGGACACCAGCAGGATCTGCAGCACCCAGTAGCGGATGTAGGAGACGGGGAACATCCAGTTGTAGCAGGCAAGGGTGCAGCCTGGCTCCTCGTTGTTGCAGAAGAAGTGTGACTGCTCGTCCCCCCACACCTCGTCGGCCGCCACGCCCAGCACCAGGATCCGGAACACCAGGAGGACACTCATCCAGATCTTCCCCACCACCGTTGAGTGGGCCTGGACCTTGTCCAGGAGCTCTGAGAGGCTGGACCAGTCCCCCATGACCCAACAGAAGGCTTAACAGAAACCTGGAGAGGAACCTTTGTTTGGATGGGACAAACAACATCATAATGTGTAAAATGGTTCTTTAAATGTCTGACTTTTAAAACTGAAAAAACGTTTAAAACACAGCACTTCCTTGTCTGAAACGTCAGCCCGCTGTTTGCGGGCATGGCTGCCGGAGTACTACATGAATAGCTTTAATTCCTAAAGCATTTCTGTTTGTATGAAAGCATCAGCCTAGCCATGTTGAGTGTCTATCCATAATTTCCTAACAAACTAAGATATAAGTGCAAAAAGACTGGAGAAGTTTTTGAGGAAATAatacacattttatttcaatTGTTAGTTTTTGTAGAATCAAAGAAAAATGGACTCACCAGGCGGGCTTTCAGTTACCGCTAAATCAAAGATAGAGGAGCTGAACTGAAGAGCGTGACAAAGGGAAGACTTAAATATTTGAACTAAAAGGGTTTGGTCAGACTCCCTTTTGACTGACGCATGCACTTACACTTCCCTCTACTCTTAACACTTCTCCTTTTTTCACCCAAAGGCCTGGGAAACCAAACCAATCCATAACCATCGATCACTCCCATTTGCACGGTCATTCTTTCCACACACGCTTGAGAAAATATGCATATCAAACTTCAACTTCCACCGAACTATTTCTGAATTCACTCTGTGGCCCTGCTTCCTGCTACATACAAGGGACTTTTCTTGCCCTATTATAACACAAGTAATTGCAAGTAATTGCATTTATGTAGGTAGTAAGTAAGAAAATTAACTTAATCCCAAAAGTTAACTCAAAAGTATAAGGAGAGATAAAAGAGAGACATTTATATCCCCTCTTCCCTGTTTTAGTGATATTGTGTTCAGCAGCTACACATCTGGCTGAAACAATACTGCCGAAACCAGGACATTCCCTTTATGGACAATTTGATCACATTATTAAATAGACCCCAGGTTTTTAGAAGAGACGGACTCCACCCATCACAGGTAGGCTCACGTCATTTATCAACAAATATCGAACTGACCCTACTCTCTTACAGATCATGACAGCCACCGACCATCCctcacaaaaacaatacaaGCATCTATCTTCCTATTGATGTCATAATCACACACAGGAATAACTCTATACAGGCTTGTACAGTATATTTTAACCCTGCAAATCGAATTCAAATCCCTCTGAAAAATATCCAGTCATCCGCCAGAAACTGCTCCCCCTCTCTAATGAACTTCTGTCTTTTAAATGTGCGTTCCATGAACAATAAGTCTGTTATAAGTATATAACAGATATGCTGACCCCGTACGCAGCCTTAGATCCGCGGGCGAGGCCCTCCTTACTGTTCCAAGGTTGAGGCTCAAGACTATACGTGTTCGGGCGACGGGCCTTCTCCACCAGGGCCCCTCGGCTTTGAAACGTCCTGCCTGCGGAGATAAGGCTTGCTAAATCAGTTACCTCTTTTAAATGACttcttaaaacacatttttataggCTTGCTTTTATGTGACGCCGTCTTTTTATTCTCTTCCTAAATATCTTATGTCAAAGCACTTTGTAAACCATTGTTTTTAAAGGTGCAATATAAATAAagctattatttgtattattatatatatatactgaatatataaattgggggggggggggggggggtccggagggattgttgacggggggggggggggagggaagcgattgttgacgggggggagggataaagaaaaaaaaaaaagtaagataaaaaaaattgtttttttttttttggtcatgggccccccctctgccttgggcccccccacaactgtcccctttgtccccgcagtccgacggccctggctGAATATGTGCCATTGTATCAGTACCACATAGATACATTCAGAGAATTACCAGGTATCTGTTTGATGGGGTTCTGTATGTGTAGTACTATAGTTGAGTGTTTTGAGTAATGCCATCCAAAATATGTATTACATGTATTTGGTTTTGTTACGGAGCatcttggagatggatggagctgcacagcattgaatttatttacattGATGAGGATGGATTCAACCT
Encoded proteins:
- the LOC115534582 gene encoding gap junction Cx32.2 protein-like, with protein sequence MGDWSSLSELLDKVQAHSTVVGKIWMSVLLVFRILVLGVAADEVWGDEQSHFFCNNEEPGCTLACYNWMFPVSYIRYWVLQILLVSTPTLVYLGHAVHVIHRERRLRERLQGHDKGAADALRKPKYTDDRGKIVIKGILLRSYLAQLVVKILLEVGFVVGQFYLYDSPFMVPYFHCREDPCPPRIGVECFISRPTEKSIFVVFMLVVAGVSVFLNLLEILYLLCARKRQGQKKKRAALTNQEHYLSGKDLKLSGPVWPAQAPSHPHADLRPRPTPNPC